A DNA window from Chryseobacterium sp. MEBOG06 contains the following coding sequences:
- a CDS encoding DUF6843 domain-containing protein: MKNIKSLLLLIVCMLIINSCTEQKPEPEIYLIPHAYRGKVNIIFNQLKGQEIIYEGNKKVYKVPENGILLVKAKPKYGFIKHEYYFVDSLGKRTPINILFDNHKNIKEIGIYRDGTVGTYGNSNNHQNLEFQEFYVTDKKSLDKYFSIQYNNDFLKAIKQLTGTEF; the protein is encoded by the coding sequence ATGAAAAATATAAAATCCCTATTATTATTAATTGTATGTATGTTAATAATAAATTCATGTACAGAGCAAAAACCTGAACCTGAAATATACTTAATACCTCATGCCTATAGAGGAAAAGTTAATATAATTTTTAATCAATTAAAAGGACAGGAAATTATTTATGAAGGCAATAAAAAAGTATATAAAGTCCCTGAAAACGGGATACTTTTAGTAAAAGCTAAACCTAAATATGGCTTTATAAAACATGAATATTATTTTGTTGATTCTTTAGGTAAGAGAACCCCTATTAATATACTTTTTGACAATCATAAAAACATAAAAGAAATAGGGATATACAGAGATGGTACTGTTGGAACATATGGGAATAGTAATAATCACCAAAACTTAGAATTTCAGGAATTCTATGTAACTGATAAAAAGTCTTTAGATAAATATTTCTCCATTCAATATAATAATGATTTTTTAAAAGCCATTAAACAACTCACAGGAACTGAGTTTTAA
- the fusA gene encoding elongation factor G, whose protein sequence is MGRDLKFTRNIGIAAHIDAGKTTTTERILFYTGVNHKIGEVHDGASTMDWMEQEAERGITITSAATTCSWNFPTDQGKPLADTKPYHFNIIDTPGHVDFTVEVNRSLRVLDGLVFLFSAVDGVEPQSETNWRLADNYKVARMGFVNKMDRQGADFLNVVKQVKEMLGSNAVPIVLPIGAEEDFKGVVDLIKNRAIIWDEAGQGATFEVVPIPEDMKDEVLEYREKLVEAVADYDDTLMEKFFEDPDSISEEEINEALRKATIDLSIIPMTCGSSFKNKGVQFMLDAVCKYLPSPLDKDDIKGTDPRTDAEITRKPDVNEPFSALAFKIATDPFVGRLAFFRAYSGRLDAGSYILNTRSGDKERISRIYQMHANKQNPVEYIEAGDIGAAVGFKSIKTGDTMCDEKNPIVLESMVFPDPVIGIAVEPKTKADQDKMGNALAKLAEEDPTFTVRTDEASGQTIISGMGELHLDIIVDRMRREFKVEVNQGQPQVEYKENLTKVAQHREVYKKQSGGKGKFADIVFELGPADEGKIGLEFINEIKGGNVPREFVPAIEKGFKAAMKNGPLAGFEVEGIKVVLKDGSFHAVDSDALSFEMAAKLGFKEAGRAAKPVIMEPIMKLEVVTPEEYMGNIIGDLNKRRGTISGQEEKNGAVVIKGSVPLSEMFGYVTTLRTLSSGRATSSMELEKYQATPQNVAEEIIAKAKG, encoded by the coding sequence ATGGGAAGAGATCTTAAATTTACAAGAAATATTGGTATTGCCGCTCACATTGATGCTGGTAAGACTACTACTACAGAAAGGATTTTATTCTATACAGGTGTTAACCACAAAATTGGTGAAGTTCACGATGGTGCTTCTACAATGGACTGGATGGAGCAGGAAGCAGAAAGAGGTATTACCATTACTTCTGCAGCCACTACTTGTTCTTGGAATTTCCCAACTGATCAAGGAAAACCTCTTGCTGATACTAAGCCTTACCACTTCAACATCATTGATACACCGGGACACGTTGACTTCACTGTAGAAGTAAACAGATCTTTAAGAGTATTGGATGGATTGGTATTCTTATTCTCTGCAGTAGATGGAGTAGAGCCTCAGTCTGAAACAAACTGGAGACTTGCTGACAACTACAAAGTTGCAAGAATGGGATTCGTAAACAAAATGGACAGACAAGGTGCTGACTTCCTTAACGTTGTAAAACAAGTTAAAGAAATGTTAGGATCTAATGCAGTTCCAATCGTTTTACCAATCGGTGCTGAAGAAGATTTCAAAGGTGTAGTTGACTTAATTAAAAACAGAGCTATCATCTGGGATGAAGCAGGACAAGGAGCTACTTTCGAAGTAGTGCCAATTCCTGAAGATATGAAAGATGAAGTTCTTGAATATAGAGAGAAACTAGTAGAAGCTGTTGCTGACTACGATGATACTTTGATGGAGAAATTCTTCGAAGATCCAGATTCTATCTCTGAAGAAGAAATCAACGAAGCTCTTAGAAAAGCTACTATTGATTTATCTATTATCCCAATGACTTGTGGTTCTTCATTCAAAAATAAAGGAGTACAGTTTATGTTGGATGCAGTATGTAAATACTTGCCTTCTCCATTGGATAAAGATGATATCAAAGGTACTGATCCAAGAACAGACGCTGAAATTACAAGAAAACCAGACGTAAACGAGCCATTCTCGGCTTTAGCATTTAAGATTGCTACTGACCCATTCGTGGGAAGATTAGCATTCTTCAGAGCATACTCTGGAAGATTAGATGCAGGTTCTTATATCTTGAACACTCGTTCAGGTGATAAAGAAAGAATCTCAAGAATTTACCAAATGCACGCTAACAAGCAAAACCCTGTAGAATATATTGAAGCAGGAGATATTGGTGCAGCGGTAGGTTTCAAATCTATCAAAACTGGTGATACTATGTGTGACGAGAAAAACCCAATCGTTCTTGAATCGATGGTTTTCCCTGATCCGGTAATTGGTATCGCTGTTGAGCCTAAAACTAAAGCTGACCAGGATAAAATGGGTAACGCTTTAGCTAAATTGGCTGAAGAAGATCCTACGTTTACAGTTAGAACTGATGAAGCTTCTGGACAAACGATTATCTCTGGTATGGGTGAGCTTCACTTAGATATCATTGTTGACCGTATGAGAAGAGAGTTCAAAGTTGAAGTAAACCAAGGACAACCTCAGGTAGAATACAAAGAAAATCTTACAAAAGTTGCTCAGCACAGAGAAGTTTACAAAAAACAATCTGGTGGTAAGGGTAAATTTGCTGACATTGTATTTGAACTAGGACCTGCTGACGAAGGTAAAATTGGTTTAGAATTCATCAATGAGATCAAAGGTGGTAACGTTCCTAGAGAATTTGTTCCTGCAATTGAAAAAGGCTTTAAAGCTGCAATGAAGAACGGTCCTTTGGCTGGTTTCGAAGTTGAAGGTATTAAAGTTGTTCTTAAAGACGGATCTTTCCACGCAGTGGATTCTGATGCTCTTTCTTTTGAAATGGCTGCTAAATTAGGATTTAAAGAAGCGGGACGTGCTGCTAAGCCAGTAATTATGGAGCCTATTATGAAACTGGAAGTTGTAACTCCGGAAGAATATATGGGTAACATCATTGGTGACCTTAACAAGAGAAGAGGTACGATCAGTGGTCAGGAAGAGAAAAACGGTGCTGTTGTAATCAAAGGTTCTGTTCCACTTTCTGAAATGTTTGGATATGTAACAACTCTAAGAACACTTTCATCAGGAAGAGCTACTTCTTCTATGGAATTAGAGAAGTACCAAGCTACTCCACAAAACGTTGCTGAAGAAATCATAGCTAAAGCAAAAGGTTAA
- a CDS encoding low affinity iron permease family protein, with the protein MDHKGNTFFEKFSNWAVKFTGSAYAFVGAFLIVVVWAVSGPFFDYSETWQLVINTGTTIITFLMVFLIQKAQNKDSKAIQIKLNELIAANEKASNRIVDIEDLTEKELDQLHCYYEKLSDFAEDDGDIHTSHSIDAAKRNQDYKHEFFKKKHEEWLHKNNNPSQ; encoded by the coding sequence ATGGATCATAAGGGTAATACTTTTTTTGAAAAATTTTCAAACTGGGCAGTGAAATTTACTGGGAGTGCATATGCTTTTGTAGGAGCTTTTCTTATCGTTGTGGTATGGGCCGTTTCAGGTCCTTTTTTTGACTATTCTGAAACCTGGCAATTAGTTATCAATACCGGAACGACAATCATTACCTTTTTGATGGTATTCCTTATTCAAAAAGCTCAGAATAAAGATTCAAAAGCGATTCAAATAAAATTGAATGAATTGATTGCAGCCAACGAAAAAGCCAGTAACCGAATTGTAGATATTGAAGATTTGACGGAAAAAGAACTCGATCAACTTCATTGTTATTATGAGAAGCTTTCGGATTTTGCAGAAGATGATGGAGACATTCATACATCCCACTCAATTGATGCAGCAAAACGAAATCAGGATTATAAGCACGAGTTTTTTAAAAAGAAACATGAGGAGTGGCTTCATAAAAATAATAACCCCTCGCAATAG
- the rpsJ gene encoding 30S ribosomal protein S10, protein MSQRIRIKLKSYDYNLVDKSAEKIVKTVKATGAVVNGPIPLPTNKRIFTVLRSPHVNKKAREQFQLSAHKRLMDIYSSSSKTVDALMKLELPSGVDVEIKV, encoded by the coding sequence ATGTCACAAAGAATCAGAATAAAACTAAAATCTTACGATTATAACTTGGTAGACAAGTCTGCTGAGAAAATCGTAAAAACGGTAAAGGCTACTGGTGCTGTTGTAAACGGTCCAATTCCATTGCCAACGAATAAGAGAATCTTCACTGTGTTGAGATCTCCTCACGTTAACAAAAAAGCAAGAGAGCAGTTCCAACTTTCAGCTCACAAGAGACTAATGGATATCTACTCTTCTTCTTCTAAAACTGTTGATGCTCTAATGAAGTTAGAGTTACCAAGCGGTGTTGACGTTGAAATTAAAGTGTGA
- a CDS encoding PepSY-associated TM helix domain-containing protein, with protein sequence MKKLFKSLYRKRRKNETILKYMMWIIHLWLGLLSSIVVFVMCLTGCLYAFKNQITDFTNRDKAYIASSSAKVKSPDLIQAELLKQNRELTSLLIPVDKARSYVLGYRENQLDKSTYYNQYTGEILGQPEVGSGRFFEMVLDLHRNLMMGNAGRQVVGASVLMFCILMVSGFILWLPKKLKFLKQGLTVMWKAKFQRINHDLHNTLGFYTFLILFFIAATGLYVTYPWVKNILIVSLGGSSIDHISKENEIGDDAFGGLMEDMLQKQDEKKNLKNSASASIDEILQLADYHLPYSAVTSIQLPNKDNPRYVVIKTNTQNLLGMMIPDEVTFDKTGVFKTKELFTDKALNKQFSALAKPLHTGEIMGLPSIILYFFVSLIGCSLPVTGFLIWLHRFRK encoded by the coding sequence ATGAAAAAATTGTTTAAAAGCCTTTACAGAAAAAGAAGAAAAAATGAAACCATCCTGAAATATATGATGTGGATCATTCATCTTTGGCTGGGACTTTTATCAAGTATAGTCGTGTTTGTAATGTGCCTTACCGGATGTCTTTATGCGTTTAAAAATCAAATTACCGATTTTACCAACAGAGATAAGGCGTACATTGCTTCATCATCAGCTAAAGTAAAAAGCCCTGATCTGATTCAGGCTGAATTATTAAAGCAGAACAGAGAGCTTACTTCTTTACTCATCCCTGTAGATAAAGCAAGAAGCTATGTATTGGGCTACCGGGAAAATCAGTTGGATAAAAGTACTTATTATAACCAATACACGGGAGAAATTCTCGGACAGCCTGAGGTTGGATCAGGCAGGTTTTTTGAAATGGTACTTGATCTTCACAGAAATCTTATGATGGGAAATGCAGGTCGCCAGGTTGTAGGAGCATCCGTACTGATGTTCTGTATACTGATGGTTTCAGGCTTTATTCTCTGGCTTCCTAAAAAACTGAAGTTTTTGAAACAGGGATTAACCGTAATGTGGAAGGCAAAATTTCAACGGATAAATCATGATCTTCATAATACCCTTGGTTTTTATACCTTTCTGATACTCTTCTTTATTGCTGCTACCGGTTTGTATGTGACCTATCCGTGGGTAAAGAACATTCTTATTGTCAGTTTGGGGGGATCTTCAATAGATCATATTTCAAAAGAAAATGAAATTGGCGATGATGCTTTCGGAGGGTTGATGGAAGATATGCTTCAGAAGCAGGACGAAAAGAAAAATCTTAAGAACTCAGCCTCAGCCTCCATTGATGAGATTTTGCAACTTGCAGATTATCATTTACCGTATTCTGCAGTTACCAGTATTCAATTGCCTAATAAAGACAATCCAAGATACGTTGTTATTAAAACTAACACCCAGAATCTTTTGGGAATGATGATTCCGGATGAAGTTACTTTTGATAAAACCGGAGTTTTTAAAACCAAAGAATTATTTACTGATAAAGCGCTCAATAAACAGTTTTCTGCTTTGGCCAAACCGTTGCACACCGGAGAAATTATGGGGCTTCCAAGTATTATTCTCTACTTTTTTGTATCTCTTATCGGTTGTTCTTTACCAGTTACCGGTTTTTTGATCTGGTTGCACCGGTTCAGAAAATAA
- the rpsG gene encoding 30S ribosomal protein S7, which yields MRKTKAKKRPLLPDPKFNDQLVTRFVNNLMLDGKKSIAFKIFYDALEIVENKKGETEKTALEIWKDALTNVMPHVEVRSRRVGGANFQIPMPIRADRKISMAMKWLIKYSKARNDKSMALKLANEVVAASREEGAAYKKKSDTHKMAEANKAFSHFKF from the coding sequence ATGAGAAAGACAAAAGCGAAAAAAAGACCGTTGTTACCAGATCCGAAGTTTAATGATCAATTGGTAACTAGATTCGTAAACAACTTAATGCTAGACGGTAAAAAGTCTATCGCATTCAAAATTTTCTATGATGCATTAGAGATCGTAGAAAACAAAAAAGGAGAAACTGAGAAAACAGCCCTTGAAATCTGGAAAGATGCACTTACTAACGTAATGCCTCACGTAGAAGTACGTTCTAGAAGAGTAGGTGGAGCTAACTTCCAGATTCCTATGCCAATCAGAGCTGATAGAAAAATTTCTATGGCAATGAAATGGTTAATCAAATATTCTAAAGCTAGAAATGATAAGTCTATGGCTTTGAAATTAGCTAATGAAGTTGTAGCTGCTTCAAGAGAAGAAGGTGCTGCTTACAAGAAAAAGAGTGATACTCACAAAATGGCGGAAGCTAACAAAGCGTTTTCACACTTTAAATTCTAA
- a CDS encoding TonB-dependent siderophore receptor — translation MVTKVPKFIDQTNVGFRYGSWDFYRPTVDFQRVLDTQGKIAVRLNAAYQNNNSFRRFVNTDRIYVNPSIAIRPDDKTEIVVEMDYMHNNTTPDRGTVNLAKGDTEAIYKMPGRKFLGFSTDNAKIETFNFSTTVTRKLTEKLKLRTAFMSSSYQSEIVGAALAPLNKNNPNEFRKRTLTRSDREDLNKVFQFDFMGADVKTGFMKHTFQVGFDWKESDVTTTSYAASKGSDVINVLNEVSNALPEGMNIDLSTAKSVNTVAPTMGLMAQDVITFNKYIKAHLGLRYSRLIGSDKEKDFAWNPSLGIMISPIENMNIFGSYTSTTALRSSNNPLSGGGTVGASTTKQWEAGIKSDWLNERLRFNVTFFNINTDNLSYEVIGNNGQGLGVYALAGELKRKGMEVELIGKILPNLQVMTGWAYVDAQYKDSPSFVSGSAPINTPKHSANAWLNYKFNTGALTGFDIGAGIYYVGNRPVDDYKLDVIIDNGHVNGTQPGEKPFNMPDYTTVEAQVGYTFKNGVGLRGFFNNIFNAVGYNSYFRGGYIDQIQPRNFAVQLNYKF, via the coding sequence GTGGTCACTAAGGTCCCTAAATTTATTGACCAGACTAATGTAGGCTTCAGATATGGGAGTTGGGATTTTTACAGACCAACGGTTGATTTCCAAAGAGTGCTTGATACACAGGGTAAAATTGCTGTTAGATTAAATGCGGCTTATCAAAATAATAATAGTTTCAGAAGATTTGTCAATACAGACCGTATTTATGTAAATCCATCCATCGCAATTCGTCCGGATGATAAAACTGAAATTGTTGTGGAGATGGATTATATGCATAACAATACCACTCCGGATAGAGGAACTGTAAACCTTGCAAAAGGAGATACTGAAGCTATTTATAAAATGCCAGGAAGAAAATTTCTTGGTTTTTCAACAGACAATGCGAAAATTGAAACATTCAACTTCTCAACAACAGTTACAAGAAAACTTACCGAAAAATTAAAGTTAAGAACGGCCTTTATGAGTTCGTCTTACCAATCAGAAATTGTTGGGGCAGCTTTGGCCCCTCTGAATAAAAATAACCCAAACGAATTCCGTAAAAGAACCTTAACCAGATCTGATAGAGAAGATTTAAATAAAGTATTTCAGTTTGACTTTATGGGGGCCGATGTGAAAACCGGTTTTATGAAACATACATTTCAGGTAGGATTTGACTGGAAGGAATCTGATGTTACCACTACTTCATATGCTGCAAGTAAAGGAAGTGATGTGATCAATGTTCTGAATGAAGTTAGTAATGCTCTTCCTGAAGGAATGAATATTGACTTATCAACAGCAAAATCTGTCAATACCGTTGCCCCTACTATGGGATTAATGGCGCAGGATGTCATCACGTTTAACAAATATATAAAAGCACATTTAGGATTACGTTACAGTAGACTGATTGGGTCAGATAAAGAAAAAGATTTTGCATGGAATCCTTCATTAGGAATTATGATTTCTCCTATCGAAAACATGAATATCTTTGGTTCTTATACCAGTACTACTGCTTTAAGAAGTTCTAATAATCCGTTGTCAGGAGGCGGAACAGTAGGTGCATCTACCACTAAACAATGGGAGGCAGGGATCAAATCTGACTGGCTTAATGAGAGATTGAGATTTAATGTTACTTTCTTTAATATTAATACCGATAATCTGTCCTATGAGGTTATAGGAAATAATGGTCAGGGATTGGGAGTATATGCTTTGGCAGGTGAGCTTAAAAGAAAAGGAATGGAAGTCGAGTTAATTGGTAAAATCCTTCCAAACCTTCAGGTAATGACCGGATGGGCTTATGTAGATGCACAGTATAAAGACAGTCCTTCATTTGTAAGTGGATCAGCACCCATCAATACTCCAAAACATTCTGCAAATGCATGGTTGAATTATAAATTTAATACAGGAGCTTTAACAGGGTTTGATATCGGAGCAGGTATTTATTATGTAGGAAACAGACCAGTTGATGATTACAAGCTTGATGTTATAATTGATAATGGACACGTAAACGGTACGCAGCCTGGTGAGAAACCTTTCAATATGCCGGATTACACTACTGTGGAAGCTCAGGTAGGATATACATTCAAAAATGGAGTGGGATTAAGAGGATTCTTCAATAACATCTTCAATGCTGTTGGGTATAATTCTTACTTCAGAGGAGGTTATATCGATCAGATCCAGCCAAGAAACTTTGCCGTTCAGTTAAATTATAAATTCTAA
- the rpsL gene encoding 30S ribosomal protein S12: MPTIQQLVRKGRATLAKKSKSAALDSCPQRRGVCTRVYTTTPKKPNSALRKVARVRLSNGKEVNAYIPGEGHNLQEHSIVLVRGGRVKDLPGVRYHIVRGALDTAGVNGRTQRRSKYGAKRPKPGQAAAAPAKGKKK, translated from the coding sequence ATGCCTACTATTCAACAATTAGTAAGAAAAGGAAGAGCCACGCTTGCCAAGAAGAGCAAATCGGCTGCCCTTGATTCTTGTCCACAAAGACGTGGTGTATGTACGAGAGTATATACTACTACACCGAAGAAACCTAACTCTGCACTTAGAAAAGTTGCAAGGGTAAGACTTTCTAACGGTAAAGAAGTTAACGCCTACATCCCGGGCGAAGGACATAATCTTCAAGAGCACTCGATAGTATTGGTAAGAGGCGGAAGGGTGAAAGACCTACCGGGAGTACGTTACCACATCGTAAGAGGTGCTTTAGACACTGCAGGTGTAAACGGAAGAACACAGAGAAGATCTAAGTATGGAGCTAAGAGACCTAAGCCAGGTCAGGCAGCTGCAGCACCAGCAAAAGGAAAGAAAAAATAA
- a CDS encoding Plug domain-containing protein: MNKVVSFSLLLLGGVLANAQKTNDSIKHKKIEEVELFGERKKQPEGLEAITRLPLKPRDQIQSISVISYKVIEDLGGLTITDVAKNVPGVTQFGSYGGIRESMSIRGYRGVPVLKNGVQMDSDFRTGAMLTDMQGVESIQVIKGSAAVTQGIGDGLGSAGELLMWSLRSLNLLTRLM; the protein is encoded by the coding sequence ATGAACAAAGTAGTATCCTTTTCTCTGCTGTTATTAGGTGGGGTTCTTGCAAACGCACAGAAAACAAACGATTCAATTAAGCATAAAAAAATTGAAGAAGTAGAATTATTCGGTGAAAGAAAGAAACAACCGGAAGGCCTTGAAGCAATTACAAGACTACCTTTGAAACCCAGAGATCAGATCCAGAGTATTTCAGTAATTTCTTACAAAGTAATCGAGGATTTGGGTGGATTAACGATCACTGATGTTGCTAAAAATGTTCCCGGAGTTACTCAGTTTGGAAGTTATGGAGGGATCAGAGAAAGTATGTCTATCAGAGGATACAGAGGAGTTCCTGTTTTGAAGAATGGAGTACAGATGGACTCGGATTTCCGTACAGGAGCCATGCTTACTGATATGCAGGGAGTAGAAAGTATTCAGGTAATTAAAGGTTCCGCTGCGGTCACTCAGGGAATTGGAGATGGACTAGGTTCCGCTGGGGAGTTATTAATGTGGTCACTAAGGTCCCTAAATTTATTGACCAGACTAATGTAG
- a CDS encoding GLPGLI family protein → MKKFIFLLLTVFGLGIQGQTYRFIYELQYKSDSTNDHLDKINLVLDVNPKEVKFYEYDYLKADSINRVNGNYEYVYGGRFESVKRARNSFKNQIYELIGEDMYSYPAEDKMIWKLSNETKNFGGYSLQKATTHFGGRDWTAWFTKDINISEGPYKFCGLPGMIFQLEDSKSNFIFTLIKSKNLKETYDTVGFIETFFGRKPLEISEKVRTKKRLEMYNDPLIEMRKSFKENSGGQMIVMGTKITNIEQFKDLTQRIQEYFKKNNNPIDLDKAVRY, encoded by the coding sequence ATGAAAAAATTCATCTTTTTATTATTAACTGTATTTGGATTGGGTATTCAGGGGCAGACCTATCGGTTTATCTATGAACTGCAATATAAAAGTGACTCTACCAATGATCACCTGGATAAAATAAACCTTGTTTTGGATGTGAATCCTAAAGAGGTAAAATTCTATGAGTATGACTACCTTAAAGCAGACTCTATCAACCGTGTCAATGGAAACTATGAATATGTGTATGGTGGTAGATTTGAGTCAGTAAAACGAGCAAGAAATTCATTCAAAAACCAGATTTATGAATTGATAGGGGAAGATATGTACAGCTATCCTGCAGAAGATAAAATGATCTGGAAACTTAGTAACGAAACGAAAAACTTTGGAGGATATTCTCTGCAAAAGGCAACTACTCATTTTGGCGGCAGAGACTGGACGGCCTGGTTTACCAAAGATATCAACATTTCTGAAGGACCCTATAAATTCTGCGGTTTGCCCGGAATGATATTCCAGCTGGAAGACTCTAAATCAAACTTTATCTTTACTTTGATTAAAAGTAAGAATCTTAAGGAGACCTATGACACCGTAGGATTTATTGAGACCTTTTTTGGAAGAAAACCTTTAGAAATTTCTGAAAAAGTAAGAACGAAGAAAAGATTGGAAATGTATAATGATCCATTGATAGAAATGAGAAAAAGTTTTAAAGAAAACTCAGGAGGACAGATGATTGTCATGGGAACAAAAATAACAAATATCGAACAGTTTAAAGACCTTACTCAAAGAATTCAGGAGTATTTTAAAAAGAATAACAATCCGATAGATCTTGACAAAGCGGTCAGATACTAA